The genomic interval GCGCAACCGCATCCGTGTGAACGGTCTCAACATTGGTTGGATGGCCTCGGAAGGCGAGCTCAACACGCAGCAGGTCTATCATGGCCGGTCCGCGAGTTGGCTCGAAGAAGCCGCCGCGCGGCAGCCCTTCGGGCGATTGCTCGATCCCATCGAGGTGGCGCGCGCCGTTGCGTTCCTGTCCTGCGATGAGTCTGGAATGATGACGGGGGCCACCATCAACTTCGATCAAAGCATCTGGGGCGCCTATGATACGTCACCGCACCCGGAAGCGCCGCTCTGAGACGGTTCGAGGCCAAAGGCTTTTCTCTGTGACAAGCGAGCGACGGCATGGACGGCATCGCGCCAGGCAAGCTGGACGTGGTCTCCTATACTCCCGATCACGTTCTGGCCAAGCCGCGACGAGCGTCCATGCAAGAGCCCCCGCCAGTATGTGAAATAGGTGTTGCAGGATTATAGGTTATGCAATATTAGTTGCAAAAAAGAAACGATGTGAAGCGGCCGGATAGAGCCGCCACCGCATGGAGGGAACGCGTGGCTTTGCTTGATGTGCGAAGCATCTCGAAGAGCTTTGGTGCTATTCGGGCGCTGTCCGATGTCAGCTTTTCGGTTGATGCGGGGGAAGTGGTCGGGCTGATGGGCGACAACGGCGCCGGCAAGTCGACCATGGTGAAGCTGATTGCCGGAAACTTCCCGCCGACCGAGGGCGCTATCGTCGTCGATGGCAAGGCATGCCATTTCCACAGGCCGATCGAGGCCCGGGCGGAGGGCATCGAGGTTGTGTATCAGGAGCTCGCGCTCGCCGACAACCTCACCGCCGCGGAGAACGTCTTCCTCGGACGCGAAATCAAGAAGGGGTTCTGGCCGTTCCGCATTCTCGACAAGCAGTCGATGATCGGGCGTGCCGGCGAGCTCTTTGCCGAGCTCAAATCGGAGACGCGTCCCCGGGACCTCGTGAAGAAGATGTCGGGAGGACAGCGCCAGGCTGTTGCGATTGCCCGGGCCCGGCTGTCCAATGCCAAGCTCGTCCTGATGGACGAGCCGACCGCAGCGATTTCTGTGCGACAGGTCGCCGAGGTGCTCGAGCTCATCCGCCGGCTGAAGTCTCGTGGAGTATCGGTGATGCTGATCAGCCACCGCATGCCTGACGTCTTTACCGTCTGCGATCGTATCATTGTGCTCCGGCGTGGCTCAAAAGTGGCCGACAAGGAGACCGCGATGACCTCGCCGGAGCAGATCACCGGCCTGATTACGGGGGCGATCCGTGAAGCCTAGTTCCGCCAAAGCGATCGAAGAAACACACGCCGCAATCAGCGACGTCGTCAGCATTCGCGAGCAGACCACCTTCCAGCGACTGATGACCAATCAGGCAATCTGGGTGGCCGTCGCACTCCTTGCTCTGGTGGTGTTCATGACCTGGCTGGAACCGAGCTTCGGTACCGCCGATAACGTGACAAACATCACGCGCAACTTCGCTCCGCTCGCGATCATGAGTCTCGGCATGACCGTGGTGATCATCACGGGGGGCATCGATCTGTCCGTCGGCTCGGTCATGGGGCTCGTTGCCATTGTCACCGGGATCCTGCTGACCTGGAATTATCCCTGGTACGTTGCCTTCGCAGCCGGGCTCCTGTCGGGACTGGCATGCGGAGCCTTCAACGGCTTCTTCGTTGCTTACATTGGCATGCCGTCTTTCGTCGTGACGCTCGGCATGCTGTCGATCGCGCGCTCGCTGGCCGTCGTGATCTCCGGCAACCAGATGCTGTACAAGTTTGGTCCGGACGCACCCATCGTCAGGGCAATTGGCCAGGCGAAATGGCCGCTGCGTGCGCCGGCCGGGTGGGCGCCATCCTGGATTCCGGAGTTCTCTTCCCACTTTTGGGTGATGGTGATCCTTGCCCTCATTCTCGGTGCCATCTTCATGTTCACCGCCTGGGCGCGCCACCTCTATGCGATCGGCTCCAATGAAAGCGCCGCGCGTCTAACCGGCGTGCCGGTCGACTGGATCAAGTTCCAAGCCTATGTGTTCTCGTCTTTCACGGCCTCCATCGCCTCGCTGCTGCTCCTCGGCTACAGCGGCTCGGCCATCAACGCGATGGGGACCGGCTACGAGCTCCGTGTGATCGCCGGCACCGTCATCGGTGGCGCCAACCTGATGGGCGGCTATGGAACCGCCTTCGGTGCCGTGATTGGCTCAGCCTTCCTCGAGGTGATCCGCAACGCCCTCCTGATGGCTGGCATCGACTCGAACTGGCAAGGCGCATTCGTTGGCATGTTCATCGTCATTGCCGTGCTGCTCGGCATGCAGACGAGTGGGACGTCGCTTCTTGCTACGATCCGCGAGTGGGTCGTCTGGAAGCGTAGGTAGGAATCCGATGGCAGTAAGGTCGGAGACTTGGAGTCAACAAAAAGGGAGGAGAAACGTGCATAAACATCTATTGATGGCCGCCGTGGCGTTTTCAGCGCTCATGGGAGGACAGGCCTTCGCGCAGCAGAAGTTTACCTTTGCGCTCGTTCCCAAGAACATGAACAATCCGTTCTTCGACCAGGCGCGGGACGGCTGCAAGAAGGCGGAAGCGGAGTCCAAGGGCGCCTTCCAGTGCATGTATATCGGCCCCGGCGAGCACGGAGGCGGCGAGGAGCAGGTGCAGATCGTGCAGGACCTCGTGGCCAAGAAGGTGGACGGCATCGCCGTGGCACCGGCCAACGCGGCAGCGATGGCCGTTGCGCTGCAGGCCGCCAAGGGCGCCGGCATTCCCGTGTTGACCTGGGACTCCGACGTTCTCCCCGAGAACAAGGAGCTGCGTCTTGCCTATATTGGCACCCACAACTACGAGATCGGCGTCAACATCGCCAAGATCGTGCAGACCATCAAGCCGAAGGGCGGCACGATCTGTATCCAGTCCGGTGGCGCAGCTGCAGCCAACCACAACGAGCGCATGAAGGGTATCCGTGATACGCTCTCCGGCAAGGAGTCCGCCCAATCGCCCGGGGAGCGGCTGACTGGACAGAATGGCTGGAAGGAGATCGACGGCTGCCCGCTCTACACCAACGACGATTTCCCTCTGTCGGTGCAGCAATTCCAGGACATCATGGCAAAGAACCCGAGCCTGGACGCGTTCACGCCGACGGGCGGTTTCCCGCAATTCGTGCCAGACGCTAACCGCGCTGCGGTCGCGCCCTTCAAGGACAAGATCGGCAAGAAGGACTTGGCGTTGGTGGTTGCCGATACGCTGCCGGTTCAGATCGATCAGATGAAGGAGGGGCTGTCGCTCGGCCAGGTCGGGCAGCGACCGTTCGAGATGGGCTACAAGACCATGTTCGCTTTGAAGGACGTCAAGGAAGGCAAGGCTCCGCCTAAAGATCCGACCTATACCGGCCTCGACGTCTGCACATCCAAGAACGTCGATAGCTGCATCGCGAAGTAGTTCGTGCGTGACGGCAGCGGGCTAGGCGACTAGCCCGCCCCGGCGGCAGCGTCCGGCTGATCTCCCGCCTTGGGCACCATGGACTTCGATCGTCGAACTGCCGACCTGAGCAGGATCGTCGAGATGCAGCGTAATCAAGTCCGAAAAGATTATGAGGCTCCTCAAGACCCGGGGGCGTCGGATCGGAGCTTGTCCGGATCGTGGTGGTAGGCCGCGATGTTGCCCCGCGGTGTGACAGCTCGGCTCCCACAGCGTGCTGACGCCCCTTTCCCGCAGGGTCGCCGGCTACCGCGTGGTGGGCATTGCCCTTCAGCTGGAAGGCAATGTGATGAACTCAGCGCGCGGCGCGCCGAGCTTGATCTGATTGTGTCTATCTGCCTCTAGTTGGCTCAAATTGGCCAATGATGGACTGGACGGACTGACGTGCAGTGAGAAAGCGTCAATCCAAAACGCACGACGCTTAAAGCAGATCCTCGTAAGAGTTCTCAAAGACTTGGGTCCGGGGGCTGATCGTTGGTGAGCCAAAACATCCGGGTCGCAGCGCCGAGTTGCTTCCCGTTACCAATCGTACGATTTTTGCGCGCTGATGGACGATTTCCTGCGATTCACACGCTAGCTGATTCAGCCTTCTGCAGAATAAGCGGCAGAAGCCCGCCAATGCGAAGGGTTTCGCATTCCAGATTCGTCTCGATCGCGGCTGCCGCGACAAAGCTGTCAAGCTGAGTACCGTCCCTCAGGATCCTGACTGTCACCGGAGCCCGCGGCGCGATGGCCTCGAGGCCGGCGTCGATCTCCAGGCTGTCGCCCGGCCTCAGTCCGAGATCCTGCGGCCGATGATCGGTCGGCAGGCGCAGCGGCAGGATGCCCATTCCAATCAGGTTGGAGCGGTGGATGCGCTCGAAGCTCAGCGCGAGCACGGCGCGGACGCCGAGAAGGGCCACACCCTTGGCCGCCCAGTCGCGCGAGGACCCCATGCCGTAGCGCTCGCCCGCAATAACAACGACTGAGCGATCCTCTTCGGCGTAACGCTCGGCGGTCGCGCGCAGCGACATGCGGTCGCCGGAGTCAGCGTGAATCGTGGTGCCGGGCGGCAGATCAGCGCCGAGCAGATTGCGAACGCTCTTGTTGGTGAAGAGGCCCCGCAGCATCACCTCCCAATTGCCCCGCCGCGACGCGAAAACGTTGAGGTCATGTCGATCTTCGCCGTGCGCGATGAGATAGGCGGCCGCCTCACTTGCGGGCGGGACCGCGCCGGCGGGCGAGATGTGATCGGTGGTGATGTCGTCGCCGAGGACGAGAAGAGGCACGGCCGCATAGGAGCCCAGCCGCGTACCGTTGCTGAAGCCCGCAAACGGTGGCCGCCGAATATAGGTGGAGCCCTTTTCCCACGGGAATAGCGCAGAGTCAGGTGCTTCGAAGCCCGCCCAATCGGCGCTCGCTTCCGCGGCGTCATAGGCCTCAGCGTAGTCGCCGGCGTCTCGCGCCTGCGCGAGTGCTGCATCGATTTCGGCTCCGGTCGGCCAGATGTCCCTGAGACGGACGTCGTGGCCTGACGCGCTGCGTGCAATCGGGTCGCGCAGAATGTTGCGACATACATCGCCGGCGAGAGCGAAGGCGACGACGAGCGGAGGCGATGCCAGGAAGGCCAGCTCGATTTGCGAATGCACACGGCCTGGAAAATTGCGATTGCCGGACAGAATCGCGACCGGCGCGATCGTGCGGTCCGCAAGCGCATGCGTCATGGCCGGCGCCAGCGGCCCGGAGTTGCCGATGCACGTCGTGCAGCCATAGCCGACAATGCCGAAGCCGAGCGCTTCGAAGTCCGCGAGGAGGCCGGCCCGCCGCAGATAACGCTCGGCCGTGGGCGAGCCCGGCGCCAGCGATGTTTTCACCCAGGCCGGAGGTGTCGATCCGAGCAGCCGAGCCTTGCGGGCGAGAAGGCCGGCGGCGACCAGAAGCCTCGGGTCCGACGTGTTGGTGCAACTCGTGATCGCTGCAATCGCGACAGCCCCGTCAGCCGGCCGACCTGCAACGG from Bradyrhizobium arachidis carries:
- a CDS encoding substrate-binding domain-containing protein codes for the protein MHKHLLMAAVAFSALMGGQAFAQQKFTFALVPKNMNNPFFDQARDGCKKAEAESKGAFQCMYIGPGEHGGGEEQVQIVQDLVAKKVDGIAVAPANAAAMAVALQAAKGAGIPVLTWDSDVLPENKELRLAYIGTHNYEIGVNIAKIVQTIKPKGGTICIQSGGAAAANHNERMKGIRDTLSGKESAQSPGERLTGQNGWKEIDGCPLYTNDDFPLSVQQFQDIMAKNPSLDAFTPTGGFPQFVPDANRAAVAPFKDKIGKKDLALVVADTLPVQIDQMKEGLSLGQVGQRPFEMGYKTMFALKDVKEGKAPPKDPTYTGLDVCTSKNVDSCIAK
- the acnA gene encoding aconitate hydratase AcnA, with translation MTGFATLTVGDKTWRIADIVAAAGSDLPRLPVILRILLENVLRNSRDDKDTAVSALLDWLDCGRSDREIAFQPSRVLMHDTTCGPALVDIAGLRASLAEAGGDPNRLNPVLPVDVSTDHSIGVDVFARPDAMKLNMAHELKRNGERYRFMKWASHALKGVRVHPPGTGIMHTLNLERLASVVTTASRDGELWAAPDTLIGTDSHTPMINGIGVLAWGVGGLEAESVMFGMPVMMRVPDVVGVRLTGRLREGVLATDLALTVTECLRKIDLADRFVEFFGPGVSSLSAGDRAVVANMTPEFGANSGFFPIDGRTLDYLAQTGRSCEQIALVEAYARRQGLWFDPEANPRYTETIDVDLDAVEVSLAGPRRPQDRIAAGKTIEALGPALGGGDAAAAVRDITVAGRPADGAVAIAAITSCTNTSDPRLLVAAGLLARKARLLGSTPPAWVKTSLAPGSPTAERYLRRAGLLADFEALGFGIVGYGCTTCIGNSGPLAPAMTHALADRTIAPVAILSGNRNFPGRVHSQIELAFLASPPLVVAFALAGDVCRNILRDPIARSASGHDVRLRDIWPTGAEIDAALAQARDAGDYAEAYDAAEASADWAGFEAPDSALFPWEKGSTYIRRPPFAGFSNGTRLGSYAAVPLLVLGDDITTDHISPAGAVPPASEAAAYLIAHGEDRHDLNVFASRRGNWEVMLRGLFTNKSVRNLLGADLPPGTTIHADSGDRMSLRATAERYAEEDRSVVVIAGERYGMGSSRDWAAKGVALLGVRAVLALSFERIHRSNLIGMGILPLRLPTDHRPQDLGLRPGDSLEIDAGLEAIAPRAPVTVRILRDGTQLDSFVAAAAIETNLECETLRIGGLLPLILQKAESASV
- a CDS encoding ABC transporter permease; the encoded protein is MKPSSAKAIEETHAAISDVVSIREQTTFQRLMTNQAIWVAVALLALVVFMTWLEPSFGTADNVTNITRNFAPLAIMSLGMTVVIITGGIDLSVGSVMGLVAIVTGILLTWNYPWYVAFAAGLLSGLACGAFNGFFVAYIGMPSFVVTLGMLSIARSLAVVISGNQMLYKFGPDAPIVRAIGQAKWPLRAPAGWAPSWIPEFSSHFWVMVILALILGAIFMFTAWARHLYAIGSNESAARLTGVPVDWIKFQAYVFSSFTASIASLLLLGYSGSAINAMGTGYELRVIAGTVIGGANLMGGYGTAFGAVIGSAFLEVIRNALLMAGIDSNWQGAFVGMFIVIAVLLGMQTSGTSLLATIREWVVWKRR
- a CDS encoding ATP-binding cassette domain-containing protein, producing the protein MALLDVRSISKSFGAIRALSDVSFSVDAGEVVGLMGDNGAGKSTMVKLIAGNFPPTEGAIVVDGKACHFHRPIEARAEGIEVVYQELALADNLTAAENVFLGREIKKGFWPFRILDKQSMIGRAGELFAELKSETRPRDLVKKMSGGQRQAVAIARARLSNAKLVLMDEPTAAISVRQVAEVLELIRRLKSRGVSVMLISHRMPDVFTVCDRIIVLRRGSKVADKETAMTSPEQITGLITGAIREA